From the Teredinibacter turnerae T7901 genome, one window contains:
- a CDS encoding delta-class carbonic anhydrase: MNSHWLLLCASSLALSFPVCAGDHGDKSHKSVGDDVVAEQRAALAASSAGKGFGPQSPRDLGTMKGSNPVMFELAPPYSEMNLCNIHFHKNAEHKGGEFTRYAGNGDGHGYNSGYQYTGEISHKEMKPVKHEICPSDHGSLYPGDTIEVHYVHSTATVKPGPTLGSCLSEATNNPQLRVETQVFVLVNDKKAADFIKLTEFEMSGGFAQAKHIPEKTGKPIVYTGSTTGPGYNEKASPFQVTWSVRPKVEKVNIETVGKWCKGNAFEEDHAHGVRNLVINPDLISDIK, translated from the coding sequence GTGAATAGCCATTGGTTACTTTTATGTGCGTCCAGCCTCGCACTGTCCTTTCCTGTATGTGCGGGGGACCACGGTGACAAATCCCACAAGTCTGTGGGCGACGATGTTGTCGCAGAGCAGCGCGCAGCACTGGCGGCGTCCTCTGCTGGAAAAGGATTTGGCCCGCAATCGCCGCGCGACCTGGGAACCATGAAAGGCAGTAACCCTGTTATGTTCGAACTTGCTCCACCTTACAGCGAAATGAACTTGTGCAACATTCATTTCCATAAAAACGCGGAGCACAAAGGCGGCGAGTTTACCCGGTACGCCGGCAATGGCGACGGGCATGGTTATAACAGCGGCTATCAATACACGGGCGAGATTTCGCACAAGGAAATGAAGCCAGTTAAGCACGAGATCTGCCCAAGCGATCACGGTAGCCTTTACCCCGGCGATACCATCGAAGTCCACTATGTGCATTCGACCGCGACGGTGAAACCGGGCCCGACTTTGGGTTCCTGCTTGAGTGAGGCAACCAACAACCCACAACTGCGGGTGGAAACTCAGGTATTTGTTCTGGTGAACGATAAAAAAGCCGCGGACTTTATCAAGTTAACAGAGTTTGAAATGAGCGGCGGGTTTGCCCAGGCCAAACATATTCCGGAGAAAACCGGTAAGCCTATTGTGTACACTGGCTCGACTACGGGGCCGGGTTACAACGAAAAAGCGTCTCCGTTTCAGGTAACCTGGAGCGTGCGGCCAAAGGTCGAAAAGGTCAATATTGAAACCGTAGGCAAGTGGTGTAAAGGGAATGCGTTCGAGGAGGATCATGCGCACGGGGTACGCAATCTGGTCATTAACCCGGATTTAATTTCTGATATTAAATAG
- a CDS encoding glycoside hydrolase, translated as MLTAIYIASLTACGGSSGGTTTGTSSSSSSSSSSSSSSSSSSSSSSGAAISATISIEESTRYQTIAGFGAALPMWGSQMLFDSEIKSLVGTGENELGLSILRTIINPTQDSWPLAVDNLKLGKSYGDDLQILATPWSPPSEYKTNNSTVGGGKLLVEHYGDYAAHLNNYVSYMRNQNVDIDVVSVQNEPDWHPDYESCDWTGEELRDFVRDYGQQIDAKLLVGESLRFNRSYTDPTLQDDQAVDNLDIAGGHLYSAITSGTFERYELAEQKGKQVWMTEWLIHEADGEGAAIWGGDNQAVWDETLDDVLYSMHHSMEINWNAYIWWWARRFYSLIGDGDAAYGTTRGEILKRGWAFSQYSKFVRPGYTRVKATPSDSELEVTAYTGDAQTILVVLNRSTKNYDNLSIASESAAMNAEAFVTSRSQNRAATPVTVSAGNIALETLPARSITTLVIEH; from the coding sequence TTGCTCACCGCAATATACATTGCCTCCCTAACTGCGTGTGGGGGCTCCTCTGGCGGCACCACAACCGGCACCAGTTCGAGTTCAAGTAGTTCGAGTTCCAGCAGCTCTAGCTCGAGCAGCTCGTCGTCTTCCAGCAGCGGTGCAGCAATCTCAGCGACTATCTCCATTGAAGAGTCCACGCGCTACCAAACCATCGCGGGCTTCGGCGCTGCGCTCCCCATGTGGGGCTCGCAAATGCTATTTGACAGCGAGATAAAGTCGCTGGTGGGCACCGGTGAGAACGAGCTGGGCCTTTCAATCTTACGAACCATCATTAATCCAACCCAGGATAGCTGGCCCCTGGCCGTGGATAACCTGAAGCTCGGCAAGAGCTACGGCGATGACTTGCAAATTTTAGCTACGCCCTGGTCCCCACCCTCTGAGTACAAAACGAACAACAGCACCGTTGGCGGCGGCAAGCTGCTGGTTGAGCATTACGGCGACTACGCCGCACACCTGAACAATTACGTTTCGTACATGCGCAATCAGAATGTAGATATTGATGTAGTTTCTGTACAAAACGAGCCCGACTGGCACCCGGATTACGAGTCGTGTGACTGGACAGGTGAAGAACTACGCGATTTTGTGCGCGATTACGGGCAGCAGATCGACGCCAAATTGCTGGTCGGCGAATCCTTGCGATTCAATCGGAGTTACACCGACCCAACGCTCCAAGACGACCAGGCAGTGGACAACCTCGATATTGCCGGCGGTCATCTGTATAGCGCCATTACCAGCGGCACATTCGAACGCTACGAACTGGCGGAGCAGAAGGGCAAACAAGTCTGGATGACCGAGTGGTTAATACACGAAGCCGACGGCGAGGGTGCCGCAATTTGGGGTGGTGATAATCAAGCGGTTTGGGACGAAACCCTGGACGATGTGCTCTACAGCATGCATCACAGTATGGAGATTAATTGGAACGCGTATATCTGGTGGTGGGCTCGTCGATTCTACTCACTGATTGGCGATGGCGATGCGGCCTACGGCACCACACGAGGGGAAATTCTCAAGCGCGGCTGGGCCTTCTCTCAGTACAGCAAGTTTGTCCGCCCTGGCTATACCCGAGTGAAAGCCACACCGAGTGATTCCGAACTGGAGGTGACCGCCTACACAGGCGACGCGCAAACAATCTTGGTGGTCCTCAATCGCAGTACGAAGAATTACGATAATTTGTCCATAGCAAGCGAATCTGCGGCTATGAACGCAGAAGCCTTTGTTACCTCGCGAAGTCAGAATCGCGCGGCAACACCAGTAACAGTGAGTGCCGGTAACATTGCCCTGGAAACACTTCCCGCGCGCAGTATTACCACACTCGTTATCGAACACTAA
- a CDS encoding helix-turn-helix domain-containing protein: MRLPSFISFQRIKRIVGKPAVHLPLATGIFVGLGFLLHELSAVEHPLLPASDSRHAWSVVPGTDEQEGTGSSISIQEQQYSLDYTFTLDSKNPYPFAHLGIWFARGKDPASLKNWSNYTHLDLTVRCMPDNVLVFILQTFDEKVSKFGNIESFRPSHALFECNDKWRTVKIDLRKLNTPEWWLQRSNLPITDNAYDLTRIKSFALGNSSQSPRDVVSQVKVAEMSLQGNNLILFYWGCVLLALTWIALIYNASRQRTKRLLAEQQEKAKLLNLQQSYQPLPSDSKKTQEKRALLQLMTTEFANPELNLETAISRLGMNRTKLNATLKEETGMTFSTCLNHLRLTEAARLLRETDQSVAEIAFRVGYNNASYFNRVFRKAYDCTPGEFKQSNKPLEPPINDTTDAN; this comes from the coding sequence ATGCGTTTACCCAGTTTTATCTCCTTCCAGCGTATTAAGCGCATAGTCGGCAAGCCCGCCGTTCATTTGCCGCTAGCAACCGGGATCTTTGTCGGTCTGGGGTTTCTCCTGCACGAACTGTCGGCGGTAGAACACCCACTACTGCCAGCCAGCGACAGCCGACACGCCTGGTCCGTGGTACCTGGCACAGATGAGCAAGAAGGTACCGGGTCGAGTATCAGTATCCAGGAACAACAATACAGCCTGGACTACACCTTCACGCTCGACAGCAAGAATCCCTACCCGTTCGCCCACCTGGGTATTTGGTTCGCACGAGGCAAAGATCCCGCATCGCTCAAGAACTGGAGCAACTATACCCACCTCGATCTAACCGTTCGCTGTATGCCAGACAACGTACTGGTGTTCATCCTGCAGACATTTGATGAAAAAGTAAGCAAATTTGGCAATATTGAAAGCTTCCGCCCATCGCATGCGTTATTCGAATGTAACGACAAATGGCGCACCGTCAAAATAGACCTAAGGAAATTGAACACCCCGGAATGGTGGCTACAACGCTCAAATTTGCCTATTACAGATAACGCTTACGATCTAACCAGAATCAAGAGTTTCGCGCTGGGCAATAGCAGCCAGAGCCCAAGGGATGTGGTGTCACAAGTCAAAGTGGCCGAGATGAGTCTCCAAGGCAACAATCTCATTCTGTTTTATTGGGGATGTGTGCTGCTGGCGCTCACTTGGATAGCGCTGATTTACAACGCATCGCGACAGCGCACCAAGCGCTTGCTTGCAGAGCAGCAAGAGAAAGCCAAGCTGCTGAATCTTCAACAATCCTATCAGCCGTTGCCATCTGATAGTAAAAAGACTCAGGAAAAGCGTGCACTCCTCCAGCTAATGACCACTGAATTTGCCAACCCGGAGCTAAATCTGGAAACGGCCATCTCGCGCCTCGGGATGAATCGCACCAAGCTGAATGCGACTCTGAAAGAGGAAACCGGCATGACTTTCAGCACCTGCCTCAACCACCTGCGCCTCACCGAAGCTGCACGCTTACTACGTGAGACCGACCAGAGTGTCGCCGAGATCGCATTCCGGGTTGGTTACAACAACGCATCCTATTTCAACCGGGTTTTCCGCAAAGCGTACGATTGCACCCCGGGTGAATTCAAGCAGAGCAATAAACCCCTCGAACCGCCTATCAACGACACCACCGACGCCAATTAA
- a CDS encoding NPP1 family protein — MNLRIFGKQENLMIFLNKAMMGVFASVLALSATAEDFYRMDEALPGDIDVAAIAPVFDFDGDGCLPSAGISRTGEQNPGLRPTGTITGNCRTNTFLDSSNTLHRHACQQSQGNTYCAHFFALYFEKDQVVNYIQSGHRHDWEHAAVWTTNGQVTHGSYSAHGDLFTQPFNQLPKQNGHLKIVYHKDGLSTHAMRFAGSNEAAENAYGTFVTPLIISWDVMSGDGIDNAQLRAMFNSYDYGSGTVPMKDSNFLANINNYRPAAYPVFTSIGGSSAGYFSLVNNASGLCLDIDDAVMANGTSVIQWHCTNTPWQAWSYSEGSGEIRSQHDSAFCLDNSSVWGNGANVVIWQCNGSDAQKFSINGDGSISLRTMSSQVLDGYGTNPADNVGTWDNWGGDNQRWTIAP, encoded by the coding sequence ATGAATCTGCGCATTTTTGGGAAACAGGAGAACCTAATGATTTTTTTGAACAAAGCAATGATGGGTGTGTTCGCCTCGGTGTTGGCGCTGAGCGCGACCGCTGAAGATTTTTATCGGATGGATGAAGCCTTACCTGGCGACATTGACGTGGCGGCGATAGCGCCGGTGTTTGATTTCGATGGTGACGGGTGTCTTCCGAGCGCCGGCATCAGCCGTACTGGAGAGCAAAACCCCGGTCTGCGCCCGACGGGCACGATTACCGGTAACTGCCGCACCAATACATTTTTGGATTCATCTAACACGCTGCATCGTCACGCGTGTCAGCAATCACAAGGCAATACCTATTGCGCGCATTTCTTTGCCTTGTATTTCGAAAAAGACCAGGTAGTGAACTACATCCAAAGTGGGCATCGACACGATTGGGAACACGCCGCCGTATGGACGACAAATGGACAAGTGACCCACGGTAGTTACAGTGCGCACGGGGATCTCTTCACCCAGCCTTTCAACCAGCTGCCAAAACAAAATGGTCACCTGAAAATTGTGTACCACAAAGACGGCCTCAGCACACACGCAATGCGTTTTGCCGGCAGTAACGAAGCGGCAGAAAATGCCTATGGCACCTTTGTAACGCCATTAATAATTAGCTGGGATGTAATGTCTGGCGACGGAATCGATAATGCTCAGTTGCGCGCGATGTTTAATTCGTACGATTACGGCTCGGGCACAGTGCCAATGAAAGACAGTAATTTCCTCGCCAATATCAATAATTATCGCCCGGCAGCTTACCCGGTGTTTACCAGTATCGGCGGTAGTAGCGCGGGCTATTTTTCGCTGGTAAACAATGCGTCAGGCCTGTGCCTGGATATTGACGACGCGGTTATGGCCAATGGAACCAGTGTTATCCAGTGGCATTGCACCAACACACCATGGCAGGCCTGGTCTTACAGCGAGGGCAGTGGTGAAATCCGCAGCCAGCACGACTCTGCGTTTTGTTTGGATAACAGCAGTGTGTGGGGAAACGGTGCCAACGTTGTTATCTGGCAGTGTAACGGCAGTGATGCCCAGAAATTTTCCATCAATGGCGACGGTTCTATCAGTCTGCGAACCATGAGCAGTCAGGTTCTCGATGGCTACGGCACCAACCCCGCCGATAATGTTGGTACCTGGGATAACTGGGGTGGCGACAACCAACGCTGGACCATCGCGCCTTAA
- a CDS encoding endoglucanase: MMYSKFAAIGSRLILVASLSGFLIACGGGGSSLAKSEQELPAGGGSESGSNSSSSSSSSSSSSSSSSSSSSSGAASSSSSSSSSSSSSSSGGVVIGGSSSSSSSSSSSSSSSSSSSSSSSSSSSASSSSSSSSSSSSSSGAAPVGCDGYATRYWDCCKAHCSWSSNNPPGVEALPACSTQDQVLPDVNAASSCDGGDAHTCHSLVPWAVSDTLSYGFAAVPATGDVCGRCYRLEFSGRSHNGGDDPGSAALAGKAMIVQATNIGYDVAGGQLDVLIPGGGVGAFNACSSQWGVSDDELGAQYGGFLSACKDQLGYNASKESYKSCVAQRCDSVFGQRGLTELYEGCMWFVNWYEAADNPSLKYYEVACPDDLVTTSGVDRGFLNDVDTSCY; the protein is encoded by the coding sequence ATGATGTATTCAAAATTTGCGGCTATCGGTAGTCGTCTGATTCTGGTCGCTTCACTCAGCGGGTTTTTAATCGCGTGCGGTGGCGGTGGGTCCTCACTGGCGAAGAGTGAGCAGGAGTTGCCAGCAGGTGGGGGCTCGGAAAGCGGGTCCAACAGTTCCAGCTCTTCCAGTAGCTCATCTTCAAGCAGTTCTTCGTCGAGCAGCTCTTCTTCGAGTGGGGCGGCCTCCAGCTCGTCCAGCAGCAGTAGCTCCAGTTCAAGCAGCTCTTCGGGCGGCGTTGTGATCGGCGGATCGTCTAGCAGTAGTTCGTCATCGAGTAGCTCGTCGTCATCATCTTCTAGCTCTAGCTCTAGCTCTAGCTCTAGCTCTAGTGCCAGTTCAAGTTCAAGTTCAAGTTCAAGTTCAAGTTCAAGTTCGGGTGCGGCGCCAGTTGGGTGCGACGGTTATGCCACGCGATACTGGGATTGCTGTAAGGCGCACTGTAGCTGGTCATCGAACAATCCACCTGGCGTTGAGGCGCTCCCAGCCTGTAGTACACAGGATCAGGTACTGCCGGATGTTAATGCTGCCAGCAGTTGCGACGGGGGAGACGCCCATACCTGTCACAGCCTGGTGCCCTGGGCGGTGAGCGACACCTTGTCGTATGGTTTTGCGGCAGTGCCGGCAACCGGTGACGTTTGCGGTCGCTGCTACCGCCTGGAGTTTAGCGGTCGCTCCCACAATGGCGGTGACGACCCTGGTTCTGCCGCGCTTGCGGGCAAAGCAATGATCGTACAGGCAACCAATATCGGTTACGACGTGGCAGGGGGGCAACTGGATGTGTTGATCCCGGGTGGTGGTGTCGGTGCTTTCAACGCTTGTTCCAGTCAGTGGGGTGTGTCAGATGACGAGTTGGGGGCGCAGTATGGCGGTTTCCTCTCTGCGTGTAAGGACCAGCTCGGCTATAACGCCAGCAAAGAGTCGTACAAAAGCTGCGTGGCGCAGCGTTGCGACAGCGTATTCGGGCAGCGGGGATTAACCGAACTCTATGAAGGCTGTATGTGGTTTGTAAACTGGTATGAAGCTGCCGACAATCCATCGTTAAAGTATTACGAAGTGGCCTGTCCGGATGACCTGGTCACGACCTCTGGCGTGGATCGGGGTTTTCTTAACGATGTGGATACCAGCTGTTACTAA
- a CDS encoding alpha-N-arabinofuranosidase, with amino-acid sequence MKFVSTAAAIAVALATVSVHSATTVTIETNAPGAVIHRNIYGQFMEHLGRGIYEGIWVGEDSDIPNTKGYRKDVVKALKELQVPLLRWPGGCFADEYHWQDGIGPRDKRKKTVNTTWGGVIDDNRFGTHEFMEFAEMLGAEVYINGNLGTGTPQEMAAWLEYMTSDSDSTLANLRRANGRKQPWKVDYFAVGNESWGCGGTMRPEYYADLYKHYATFLKTPADNQPVMIASGGHTEITDWTRTLLEQVPDVWSVRMQAISHHYYTLPTGDWETHGKALNFPASEWFSTMWQTLRMETFIKENIAIMDELDPDNKVGFYVDEWGTWFDAEEGDNPGFLYQQNSLRDALVAALNLNLFHKYARRIQMTNIAQMVNVLQAMILTDKEKMVLTPTYHVFKMYIPFQDATSLPVELKDAPVLTQGDKSIPAISASAAIAKDGNTYLALANTDPDKVQEIVLDAGKLRSASGELLTADAMDAHNTFAKPNALVPTPYKVKAKDGRLTIKLPAKSVMVVRLK; translated from the coding sequence ATGAAATTTGTATCGACTGCGGCAGCTATCGCTGTCGCGCTTGCGACCGTCTCGGTGCACTCAGCAACCACAGTTACTATCGAGACCAACGCTCCAGGCGCGGTAATCCACCGCAATATATATGGTCAGTTTATGGAGCACCTGGGGCGCGGAATCTACGAGGGTATCTGGGTGGGGGAAGACTCGGATATCCCCAATACCAAGGGTTACCGCAAAGATGTAGTAAAAGCGCTGAAAGAGTTACAGGTTCCACTACTGCGCTGGCCCGGCGGCTGCTTCGCCGATGAGTACCATTGGCAGGACGGTATCGGCCCGCGCGACAAACGCAAAAAAACCGTCAATACCACCTGGGGCGGCGTTATCGACGACAACCGCTTCGGTACCCATGAATTTATGGAATTTGCCGAAATGCTCGGCGCTGAGGTTTACATCAACGGCAACCTGGGCACCGGCACGCCTCAGGAAATGGCGGCCTGGCTGGAGTATATGACCTCCGACAGCGACTCGACCCTCGCCAACCTGCGCCGAGCCAATGGTCGCAAACAACCGTGGAAGGTGGATTATTTCGCGGTTGGCAACGAGAGCTGGGGTTGCGGCGGCACTATGCGTCCTGAGTATTACGCCGACCTGTACAAACACTACGCCACATTCTTAAAGACGCCCGCCGATAACCAGCCGGTGATGATCGCCAGCGGTGGCCACACCGAAATAACCGACTGGACTCGCACCCTGCTGGAGCAAGTGCCGGATGTCTGGAGCGTGCGCATGCAGGCGATCAGCCACCACTATTACACCCTGCCCACCGGCGACTGGGAGACCCACGGCAAGGCGTTGAATTTCCCCGCCAGTGAGTGGTTTTCCACTATGTGGCAAACACTGCGCATGGAAACCTTCATAAAAGAGAATATCGCGATTATGGATGAGCTGGACCCGGACAATAAGGTCGGGTTCTACGTGGACGAATGGGGTACCTGGTTTGATGCAGAAGAAGGGGATAACCCGGGGTTTTTATACCAACAGAACAGCCTGCGCGATGCCTTGGTTGCCGCGCTGAACCTCAACCTGTTCCACAAGTACGCGCGACGGATACAGATGACCAACATCGCACAGATGGTCAATGTGTTGCAGGCGATGATTCTAACCGACAAAGAGAAGATGGTGCTTACCCCAACCTACCACGTGTTCAAGATGTACATCCCGTTCCAGGATGCCACCTCTCTGCCAGTAGAGCTTAAAGACGCGCCTGTGCTCACTCAGGGCGATAAGTCCATCCCGGCCATCAGTGCGTCTGCGGCAATTGCCAAAGACGGCAACACCTACCTGGCACTGGCCAATACCGACCCGGACAAGGTTCAGGAAATTGTGCTGGATGCGGGCAAACTACGCTCCGCCAGTGGCGAGCTGTTAACTGCAGATGCCATGGATGCGCACAACACCTTTGCCAAACCCAATGCGCTGGTACCTACCCCGTACAAGGTAAAAGCGAAAGACGGCAGACTGACAATCAAGCTACCGGCGAAATCGGTGATGGTTGTTAGATTAAAGTAA
- a CDS encoding methyl-accepting chemotaxis protein produces MRYSLAYLLNSVLRSLGIRSIGRQFTIGFLVIIACTVASTFSLYMTMQASADTVNIAGRQRMLSQRLAKEALLVTQQAMDKSALEQTIELFEQSHNRLLYGSPENGILAPQTVKIFDQLKVVDGLWENYKIAIRTYVASKDASVLPALQAESIAILKEMNQAVEMMARDLNSELQAQQILSIVLSIVVILVAAVSQFLGMYWLMDQINLLRDKLLKVAHGDFSETINESTSENEVGDMFNAYNRMVEQVGHIVNGVKELASNIAGQASALMREAESAESYVNTQNKELEQVATAMNQMSATVNEVAGHAEEAAANAENASEAADNGYRIVDGSYANIVTMNSSLTSAVGVMEELNRDSQQIGQVLTVITGIAEQTNLLALNAAIEAARAGEQGRGFAVVADEVRTLAQKTQSSTEEIQAIIERLQNQTTKAVDVVQKSTSSAQESSSQMSTANDALKRIVDAVSNIQQMSTLIATAASEQSHVAADIDSNITSVSAAASETTQVASNVRSHASGINRDIKRLNETVTSLKV; encoded by the coding sequence ATGCGCTACTCGCTCGCCTACCTTTTAAATTCAGTGTTGCGCAGCCTTGGTATTCGCAGTATTGGCCGTCAGTTCACTATCGGGTTTCTGGTGATTATCGCCTGTACGGTAGCATCAACTTTTTCGCTGTACATGACCATGCAGGCCAGCGCGGACACGGTAAATATCGCGGGCAGGCAGCGCATGCTTAGCCAGCGCCTGGCAAAAGAAGCACTGCTGGTTACCCAGCAAGCCATGGATAAAAGTGCGCTGGAACAAACTATCGAGCTGTTTGAGCAATCCCACAATCGCTTGTTGTACGGCAGCCCGGAAAATGGAATTCTCGCGCCGCAGACGGTAAAAATATTCGATCAGCTCAAGGTTGTTGACGGCTTGTGGGAGAATTACAAAATTGCGATTCGCACCTATGTCGCATCTAAAGATGCGTCCGTGTTACCTGCGCTTCAGGCTGAAAGTATCGCCATTTTAAAAGAGATGAATCAGGCTGTAGAGATGATGGCGCGCGACCTAAACAGCGAGTTACAGGCGCAGCAAATACTGAGCATTGTGTTGTCCATTGTCGTGATTCTGGTTGCTGCGGTCAGCCAGTTTTTGGGAATGTACTGGCTGATGGACCAAATCAATTTATTGCGCGACAAATTGCTAAAAGTTGCGCACGGGGATTTCAGCGAAACCATTAATGAAAGTACCAGCGAAAACGAAGTGGGGGATATGTTCAACGCCTACAATCGCATGGTGGAGCAGGTCGGCCATATTGTGAATGGCGTTAAGGAGCTGGCATCGAATATTGCGGGGCAGGCCAGCGCACTGATGCGCGAGGCAGAGTCTGCGGAGAGCTATGTCAATACGCAGAATAAAGAGTTGGAACAGGTGGCGACGGCGATGAACCAGATGTCTGCCACGGTGAACGAAGTGGCAGGCCATGCGGAAGAGGCCGCCGCAAATGCAGAAAACGCCAGTGAAGCGGCGGATAACGGCTATCGTATTGTGGACGGTTCCTACGCCAACATCGTGACTATGAATTCAAGCCTCACCTCTGCGGTGGGGGTGATGGAAGAGTTGAATCGGGATTCGCAGCAGATCGGCCAGGTACTCACGGTGATTACGGGTATTGCCGAGCAAACGAATTTGTTGGCACTTAATGCGGCTATAGAAGCCGCCCGTGCGGGCGAACAAGGTCGTGGTTTTGCCGTGGTGGCGGATGAGGTGCGTACCCTTGCACAAAAAACCCAATCGTCGACCGAAGAAATTCAGGCGATTATCGAACGCCTGCAAAACCAAACCACCAAAGCGGTAGATGTCGTGCAAAAGAGCACCAGCTCTGCGCAGGAAAGTTCCAGCCAAATGAGCACCGCCAACGATGCACTCAAACGCATTGTGGATGCGGTCTCCAATATTCAGCAAATGAGCACTTTAATTGCCACGGCTGCCTCGGAGCAGTCCCACGTTGCGGCAGATATCGACAGTAATATCACCAGCGTGTCGGCTGCCGCGTCGGAAACAACGCAAGTTGCCTCGAATGTGCGATCTCACGCGTCTGGTATTAATCGCGACATCAAACGCCTTAACGAAACAGTCACCAGTTTAAAAGTGTAA
- a CDS encoding DUF3833 domain-containing protein — translation MNIHTWKHWAFVTLILVLMSGCSSVKLDDYAGNSPELNAKDFFDGPLTAHGIVKNRSGKIIRYFNADIAASWSADGVGTLDESFVFNDGEKQKRVWTLVPNADGSFEASANDVVGKSRLATSGNALFMRYTLTIPYKGKSLNVKVDDRMYLVNDTTLLNESVMTKWGFEVGYVTLVITKQ, via the coding sequence ATGAATATACACACCTGGAAACATTGGGCCTTCGTAACTTTAATTCTGGTGTTAATGTCGGGTTGCAGTTCGGTCAAGCTGGATGATTATGCTGGTAACAGCCCTGAGCTTAACGCCAAAGATTTTTTTGATGGGCCTCTAACCGCGCATGGCATCGTTAAAAACCGATCGGGAAAAATCATTCGCTATTTTAACGCCGATATTGCTGCCAGTTGGTCTGCAGACGGCGTCGGCACCTTAGATGAATCCTTTGTATTTAACGATGGCGAAAAACAAAAAAGAGTATGGACACTGGTTCCCAATGCGGATGGCAGCTTCGAGGCCAGTGCAAACGATGTGGTCGGGAAATCGCGCCTGGCGACTTCCGGTAACGCGCTGTTTATGCGTTACACGCTCACCATACCTTACAAAGGTAAATCGTTAAATGTAAAGGTTGATGATCGAATGTACCTGGTAAACGACACCACGCTACTTAACGAGAGTGTGATGACCAAGTGGGGGTTTGAAGTCGGTTACGTTACCCTGGTGATTACCAAACAGTAG
- a CDS encoding TatD family hydrolase, whose protein sequence is MLVDSHCHLDFAAFDNDRDFILARCRDLNIERILVPGVAAEQWPKVVELVNAEEQLLFAVGIHPWWIEANWTDKDVTGELVKLEEYLVHDDCVAVGECGLDANIDRAMAMQQQVLEQQLTLADRFDKPVILHSVKSHNPLLQSLKRFPNARGVVHAFTGSYQQGMDLWKRGFYLGIGGVITYERAAKTRDAVTRLPAEALLLETDAPDMPLAGKQGERNSPLVLPDILQALAELRDDSPDVLARITRENFRHLFQV, encoded by the coding sequence ATGCTAGTTGACTCCCACTGCCATCTCGATTTTGCAGCCTTTGATAATGATCGGGATTTTATTCTGGCGCGGTGCCGCGACCTCAATATTGAGCGCATCTTGGTGCCCGGTGTTGCTGCCGAACAATGGCCAAAGGTAGTCGAACTGGTGAACGCCGAAGAGCAGCTCCTGTTTGCTGTGGGTATACACCCCTGGTGGATAGAAGCGAATTGGACAGATAAGGATGTGACTGGCGAGCTTGTCAAGCTTGAGGAGTATCTTGTTCATGACGATTGTGTCGCGGTTGGGGAGTGTGGCCTGGACGCAAATATTGATCGCGCAATGGCAATGCAGCAACAGGTACTCGAACAGCAACTGACTCTGGCAGACCGATTCGATAAGCCGGTTATTTTGCACAGCGTTAAATCTCACAATCCGCTGCTGCAATCGCTGAAACGTTTTCCCAACGCGCGAGGCGTTGTTCATGCCTTTACTGGCAGTTACCAGCAAGGTATGGATTTGTGGAAACGCGGTTTCTATCTGGGGATTGGTGGTGTGATTACTTACGAACGCGCGGCAAAAACCCGCGATGCGGTAACGCGTTTACCGGCAGAGGCCCTGTTGCTGGAAACGGATGCGCCCGATATGCCCCTGGCAGGCAAGCAGGGCGAGCGCAACAGCCCGCTGGTTTTACCCGATATTTTACAAGCGCTTGCCGAATTGCGGGATGACTCGCCGGATGTTCTCGCGCGCATTACCCGCGAGAATTTTCGTCATTTGTTCCAGGTTTGA